In one Hypomesus transpacificus isolate Combined female chromosome 18, fHypTra1, whole genome shotgun sequence genomic region, the following are encoded:
- the dnajc11a gene encoding dnaJ homolog subfamily C member 11a — protein MAPALEDDEIDNDDYYSLLNVRREATQEELKASYRRLCMLYHPDKHRDPELKRQAEQLFNLVHKAYEVLSDPQARAIYDIYGKRGLDVEGWEVVERKRTPAEIREEYERLQKEREERRLQQRTNPKGVISVGIDATDLFDRYEEDYEDMPAAGFPHIEINKMHISQSIEAPLTTSDTAILAGSLSTHNGNGGGNINLALRRVTSAKGWGELEFGAGDTHGPLVGMKIFRNLTPRCFMTAQCGLQFSSRGVRPGVTTVLARHLDKNTMGYLQWRWGTQSSMNTSIVRDTKSSHFTFAMQLGIPHSFMMMSYQYKFQDDDQTKIKGSVKSGFFGTVVEYGAERKISRHSVLGATISVGVPQGVSLKIKLNRANQTYFFPIHLTDQLLPSAVFYATVGPLVFYLVIQQLVIRPFVRAQKDQDLEKQRESSASDIAKKRQEAESAVMLMQESVRRIIETEESRLGLIILNAWYGKFVTDNSRKHERAKVIDVTVPLQCLVKDSKLILTEATKSGLPGFYDPCVGEEKSLKVLYQFRGVMHQVLSGDMEALRIPKQSHRIDADT, from the exons ATGGCGCCGGCCTTGGAAGATGATGAGATCGACAATGATGACTACTACTCTTTACTCAATGTCAGGAGAGAG GCAACACAGGAGGAGCTTAAGGCATCGTACAGACGACTATGCATGCTTTATCATCCAGACAAACACCGGGACCCCGAGCTCAAGAGGCAGGCCGAGCAGCTCTTTAACCTAGTGCACAAAGCTTACGAAG TCCTCAGTGACCCTCAAGCGCGGGCCATCTATGATATCTATGGGAAGAGAGGACTGGATGTTGAGGGATGGGAG GTAGTGGAAAGAAAAAGGACACCAGCAGAGATCCGTGAGGAGTATGAGCGTcttcaaaaagagagagaagaaaggagactTCAGCAGAGGACCAAtcccaag GGGGTGATCAGTGTGGGTATTGATGCCACAGACCTCTTCGATCGCTATGAGGAAGACTACGAAGATATGCCTGCGGCGGGCTTTCCACATATAGAGATCAACAAGATGCACATATCGCAATCCATAGAA GCTCCTCTTACAACCTCAGACACGGCAATCCTCGCTGGCTCCCTCTCTACCCACAACGGAAATGGAGGAGGAAACATTAACCTTGCCCTCCGGAGAGTCACTTCAGctaagggctggggggag TTGGAGTTTGGGGCAGGAGACACGCATGGACCCCTAGTTGGAATGAAGATATTCCGCAACCTCACACCTCGCTG CTTCATGACCGCTCAGTGTGGACTTCAGTTTTCGTCCCGAGGGGTGCGTCCTGGTGTCACCACAGTGCTGGCCCGACACCTGGACAAGAACACTATGGGTTACCTGCAGTGGCGCTGGGGCACACAGTCCTCTATGAACACCAGCATCGTCAGGGACACCAAGAGCAGCCACTTCACTTTTGCCATGCAG CTTGGCATCCCCCACTCCTTCATGATGATGAGCTACCAGTACAAATTCCAAGATGATGACCAGACGAAGATCAAAGGCTCAGTCAA GTCTGGGTTCTTTGGCACGGTGGTGGAGTATGGAGCAGAAAGGAAGATCAGTCGCCACAGTGTCCTGGGTGCGACCATCAGTGTAGGAGTGCCTCAGGGTGTGTCACTCAAGATAAA GCTGAACAGAGCCAATCAGACCTATTTCTTCCCCATCCATCTGACGGACCAGCTCCTGCCCAGCGCTGTCTTCTATGCCACTGTTGGACCCCTGGTCTTCTACCTCGTCATCCAGCAGCTTGTTATCAGGCCATTTGTGCGCGCACAGAAGGATCA GGAcctggagaagcagagagagagctcagCCTCTGACATTGCTAagaagaggcaggaggcagagTCTGCT GTTATGCTCATGCAAGAGTCTGTCCGCAGAATCATAGAAACAGAGGAATCTAGATTGG GTCTTATCATCCTCAATGCCTGGTATGGGAAGTTTGTTACAGACAACAGCAGGAAGCATGAAAGGGCAAAGGTGATTGACGTAACTGTGCCACTGCAGTGCCTGGTAAAAGACTCCAAATTGATACTAACTGAGGCAACAAAG TCAGGGCTTCCAGGGTTCTATGACCCCTGtgtaggggaggagaagagcctGAAGGTGCTGTATCAGTTCCGGGGAGTTATGCATCAAGTCCTCTCTGGGGACATGGAAGCACTCAGGATACCAAAACAAT
- the LOC124480640 gene encoding calmodulin-binding transcription activator 1 isoform X2, with the protein MAAENKPEGLKKIRNPDRMYRSAVCYAGHGPPKSISDDTEMNNEHGHLKIYLPKKLLECLPKCSSLPKERHRWNTNEKHPCRRHN; encoded by the exons ATGGCTGCCGAAAACAAGCCGGAAG GACTGAAGAAAATTCGTAATCCGGATCGAATGTACAGATCAGCTGTGTGTTATGCTGGCCATGGTCCTCCTAAGAGTATCAGTGATGACACAGAGATGAACA ATGAACATGGACATTTGAAAATATACCTGCCCAAAAAGTTGCTTGAATGTCTACCAAAATGCTCCTCTCTGCCAAAGGAAAGACATCGTTGGAACACCAATGAG